One window of the Solanum stenotomum isolate F172 chromosome 11, ASM1918654v1, whole genome shotgun sequence genome contains the following:
- the LOC125845041 gene encoding dephospho-CoA kinase-like isoform X3, with product MARTFHVRYVHGSSLAKLLLLHTMGEPRCKNVLKKGTGGWKKVVAAFGEDILLDNGEVDRAKLGQIVFSDPEKRQLLNRLLAPFISRGILMEVLKLWIKGCSIIVLDVPLLFEAKMDKWTKPIVVVWVDPKTQLQRLMIRDESMEEEAKNRINAQMSLDLKRSKADIVIDNTSSLEALHEQFQKVLTQITKPLTWTEFMLSRNGALLALFSTFVSVAIFKKSA from the exons ATGGcccgtacattccatgtacggTATGTACATGGCTCTTCCCTTGCTAAATTGTTGCTTCTCCACACCATGGGCGAACCACGATGCAAG AACGTTTTGAAGAAAGGAACTGGTGGTTGGAAAAAGGTTGTGGCCGCATTTGGTGAGGACATCTTACTGGATAATGGAGAAGTTGATCGTGCAAAGCTAGGTCAAATAGTATTCTCTGATCCTGAAAAACGTCAGCTTCTTAATAG GTTGCTGGCACCATTTATCTCACGTGGTATTCTAATGGAAGTTTTGAAGCTGTGGATAAAGGGTTGCTCCATAATTGTTCTTGATGTTCCTCTTTTGTTTGAGGCCAAGATGGATAAGTGGACTAAACCCATTGTTGTCGTTTGGGTTGATCCTAAGACACAGCTGCAGCGGCTCATGATTAGAGATGAATCAATGGAGGAGGAGGCTAAAAACAGGATAAATGCGCAGATGTCCCTGGATCTCAAGAGGTCAAAGGCAGATATTGTGATTGATAACACCAGCTCATTGGAAGCTTTGCATGAGCAATTCCAGAAAGTGTTAACTCAGATTACCAAACCCTTGACCTGGACCGAGTTTATGCTCTCAAGAAATGGCGCTTTACTGGCATTGTTTTCCACTTTTGTCAGTGTTGCTATTTTCAAGAAAAGTGCATGA
- the LOC125845041 gene encoding dephospho-CoA kinase-like isoform X1, with protein sequence MQGMRIVGLTGGIASGKSTVSNLFKAHGIPIVDADIVARNVLKKGTGGWKKVVAAFGEDILLDNGEVDRAKLGQIVFSDPEKRQLLNRLLAPFISRGILMEVLKLWIKGCSIIVLDVPLLFEAKMDKWTKPIVVVWVDPKTQLQRLMIRDESMEEEAKNRINAQMSLDLKRSKADIVIDNTSSLEALHEQFQKVLTQITKPLTWTEFMLSRNGALLALFSTFVSVAIFKKSA encoded by the exons ATGCAAG GAATGAGGATAGTTGGACTGACGGGAGGAATTGCTTCAGGGAAGAGCACTGTCTCCAATCTTTTCAAGGCTCATGGTATTCCCATTGTTGATGCTGACATTGTAGCTCGT AACGTTTTGAAGAAAGGAACTGGTGGTTGGAAAAAGGTTGTGGCCGCATTTGGTGAGGACATCTTACTGGATAATGGAGAAGTTGATCGTGCAAAGCTAGGTCAAATAGTATTCTCTGATCCTGAAAAACGTCAGCTTCTTAATAG GTTGCTGGCACCATTTATCTCACGTGGTATTCTAATGGAAGTTTTGAAGCTGTGGATAAAGGGTTGCTCCATAATTGTTCTTGATGTTCCTCTTTTGTTTGAGGCCAAGATGGATAAGTGGACTAAACCCATTGTTGTCGTTTGGGTTGATCCTAAGACACAGCTGCAGCGGCTCATGATTAGAGATGAATCAATGGAGGAGGAGGCTAAAAACAGGATAAATGCGCAGATGTCCCTGGATCTCAAGAGGTCAAAGGCAGATATTGTGATTGATAACACCAGCTCATTGGAAGCTTTGCATGAGCAATTCCAGAAAGTGTTAACTCAGATTACCAAACCCTTGACCTGGACCGAGTTTATGCTCTCAAGAAATGGCGCTTTACTGGCATTGTTTTCCACTTTTGTCAGTGTTGCTATTTTCAAGAAAAGTGCATGA
- the LOC125845041 gene encoding dephospho-CoA kinase-like isoform X2, producing MRIVGLTGGIASGKSTVSNLFKAHGIPIVDADIVARNVLKKGTGGWKKVVAAFGEDILLDNGEVDRAKLGQIVFSDPEKRQLLNRLLAPFISRGILMEVLKLWIKGCSIIVLDVPLLFEAKMDKWTKPIVVVWVDPKTQLQRLMIRDESMEEEAKNRINAQMSLDLKRSKADIVIDNTSSLEALHEQFQKVLTQITKPLTWTEFMLSRNGALLALFSTFVSVAIFKKSA from the exons ATGAGGATAGTTGGACTGACGGGAGGAATTGCTTCAGGGAAGAGCACTGTCTCCAATCTTTTCAAGGCTCATGGTATTCCCATTGTTGATGCTGACATTGTAGCTCGT AACGTTTTGAAGAAAGGAACTGGTGGTTGGAAAAAGGTTGTGGCCGCATTTGGTGAGGACATCTTACTGGATAATGGAGAAGTTGATCGTGCAAAGCTAGGTCAAATAGTATTCTCTGATCCTGAAAAACGTCAGCTTCTTAATAG GTTGCTGGCACCATTTATCTCACGTGGTATTCTAATGGAAGTTTTGAAGCTGTGGATAAAGGGTTGCTCCATAATTGTTCTTGATGTTCCTCTTTTGTTTGAGGCCAAGATGGATAAGTGGACTAAACCCATTGTTGTCGTTTGGGTTGATCCTAAGACACAGCTGCAGCGGCTCATGATTAGAGATGAATCAATGGAGGAGGAGGCTAAAAACAGGATAAATGCGCAGATGTCCCTGGATCTCAAGAGGTCAAAGGCAGATATTGTGATTGATAACACCAGCTCATTGGAAGCTTTGCATGAGCAATTCCAGAAAGTGTTAACTCAGATTACCAAACCCTTGACCTGGACCGAGTTTATGCTCTCAAGAAATGGCGCTTTACTGGCATTGTTTTCCACTTTTGTCAGTGTTGCTATTTTCAAGAAAAGTGCATGA
- the LOC125845041 gene encoding dephospho-CoA kinase-like isoform X4 yields the protein MNVLKKGTGGWKKVVAAFGEDILLDNGEVDRAKLGQIVFSDPEKRQLLNRLLAPFISRGILMEVLKLWIKGCSIIVLDVPLLFEAKMDKWTKPIVVVWVDPKTQLQRLMIRDESMEEEAKNRINAQMSLDLKRSKADIVIDNTSSLEALHEQFQKVLTQITKPLTWTEFMLSRNGALLALFSTFVSVAIFKKSA from the exons ATG AACGTTTTGAAGAAAGGAACTGGTGGTTGGAAAAAGGTTGTGGCCGCATTTGGTGAGGACATCTTACTGGATAATGGAGAAGTTGATCGTGCAAAGCTAGGTCAAATAGTATTCTCTGATCCTGAAAAACGTCAGCTTCTTAATAG GTTGCTGGCACCATTTATCTCACGTGGTATTCTAATGGAAGTTTTGAAGCTGTGGATAAAGGGTTGCTCCATAATTGTTCTTGATGTTCCTCTTTTGTTTGAGGCCAAGATGGATAAGTGGACTAAACCCATTGTTGTCGTTTGGGTTGATCCTAAGACACAGCTGCAGCGGCTCATGATTAGAGATGAATCAATGGAGGAGGAGGCTAAAAACAGGATAAATGCGCAGATGTCCCTGGATCTCAAGAGGTCAAAGGCAGATATTGTGATTGATAACACCAGCTCATTGGAAGCTTTGCATGAGCAATTCCAGAAAGTGTTAACTCAGATTACCAAACCCTTGACCTGGACCGAGTTTATGCTCTCAAGAAATGGCGCTTTACTGGCATTGTTTTCCACTTTTGTCAGTGTTGCTATTTTCAAGAAAAGTGCATGA